The DNA sequence TTGCCATGTACCTGACCGTGGGCCGTGGTTATTCGGCGATGTTCGCCGGACTGGTCGGGGCGCTGCACGGGCTGGGCGGGGCGGTGTCGGCGGTGGTCTCCGGGGTGCTGACCGACCGGCTGGGGCGGCGGCCCACGCTGCTGGTCTCGCAGCTGTCGACGGCGGTCACGGTCGCCGTCCTGGGCTTCGTCCAGGACCCGGTCGCCATCGCCGTCGTGGCCTGCCTGGTGGGGATGACCAGCAACGCGTCACGGCCCGCCGTGCAGGCGATGATCGCCGACATCGTCGCCCCCGAGGACCGGGTGCGGGCCTTCTCGCTCAACTACTGGGCCATCAACCTCGGCTTCGCCGTCTCGGCGGCGGCGGCCGGGCTGATCGCGCGCCACGGCTATCTCACCCTCTTCCTGGCCGACGCCGGGATGACGCTGCTGTGCGCGGTCATCGTCTTCGCCAGGCTCCCGGAGTCCCGGCCGGAGCGGGGTGCGGCAGTCGCGGGTGAGAATGCGGCGGGGGCGGCGACTGACCCGCCGGAGCCGGAGGTCGGGCTGGGCACGGTGCTGCGGGACCGGCGGTTCATGGCCGTGGTCGCGCTGTCGTTCCTGATCGCGACCCTCATCCAGCAGGCGTTCGTGGCGCTGCCGGTGGCGATGGGAACGGACGGGCTGTCCAGTACGGACTTCGGCGTCGCGATCGCGACGAACGGCGTGCTGATCGTGGCCGTGCAGATCCCGGTGACGCGGTTCATCGAACACCGCGATCCGGCTCCCCTGCTGATCGCCTCCGCGCTGCTGACCGGAGCGGGCTTCGGGCTGACCGCCTTCGCCGGGTCGGTGGGGATGTACGCGCTGGCCGTGGCCGTCTGGACGCTCGGCGAGGTCATCAACTCGCCCACGCAGATGGGGCTGGTGGCCCGGCTCTCCCCGACCCATGGGCGCGGACGCTACCAGGGGATGTACAGCCTGTCGTGGTCCCTCGCCTCGCTCATCGCACCGCTCGCCGGCGGCGCGGTCATCGACCGCTTCGGCGCGGACACGCTGTGGGCGGCCAGCGCGGTCGTGGGGGGCGTGGCCGCCGCCGGGTACGCGGCGCTGGGGCGCGCGATGCGGAGCGGTTCTGGGGTTGAGGATTCTGGGGGTTCTGGTGTTGAGGGTTCCGGGGTGAGGAGTTCTGGGGGCGAGGGTTCGGGGGGTGGGGGATCTGAAGGCAAGGGTTCCGGGGTTGGTGCGGGTGCCGCTGAGGTGGGGTAGCTGCCGCGATCACCGCGTGGGCCTGGGGAGCAGCGGTTTGATGTCGATGCTCGGCAGCGAGGGCGGCGGCAGCCGGTAGGCCGGGGGCGTCGGCCACACGGGGGTGGTGGGGAAGCCGTAGGTCGGGAACGGGGCAGGCGCGGGCGCGGTGCCGGTGCCGCCGCCCGGCTGGTAGGGGTCGTTCCACCGGGTCACCGGCGTTCCGGGGTAGCTCGGCTCGTCCCTGTTCGCCCACAGCGCGAGCATCAGCCCCGTCATCCCCACCAGCACGGTGAACGCCAGCGCCCGTACGGCGGTGATCCGCCGGCGCGCGGGGCCGGTGACTCCCGGCGCGATGCTGATCCGCCGCGCCTTCTCCCCCGGCGCCGGGCCGGTGGGCAGGGGTGCGCGTTCGTCCACGCCCAGGGCGGCCAGGTGCAGCCCGAGCCGCTGGGTCTGGCCGGGCAGCCGGACGGCGGTGTCGGCCCAGGTGTGGATGGTCTCGGGGGCGATGCCGTCGGGCGGTACGAGGATGCTGGGGCCGGTCCAGTCCATCGCCCAGTACGCGGTCCCCCGCGCGACCAACTGCGCCCCGATCAGCACGGCCAGGGCGTCGGCCAGGGGGCGAAGTGGATCGCGCTCGGTCTGCTCGGTGTGGGGCAGTCGGGAGTTGAGGGCGCGGGCGAGCGGCATCCGGCGGCCGCCGTCCAGCAGTCGCAGCACCCGCTGGATCGTCAGCGCGTCCGGCTCCGTTTCCGGCTCCGTTTGCGGTTTCGCACCCTGTTCCGCGTCCCGCTTCGCGCCCGGTTTCGCCGTCTCTCGTTCCGCGTCCGGCTCCGCCCTCCGTCGTCCCGTCCCCTCGGCCTCCTCGACCGTGCGCACGGCCTCGGCCAGTGGGGTGAGGGTCCGCGTCGCGCGGTGTTCGGCCAGTTCGGTGAGCCAGTCCCGCCAGGGCACTCTGGTCCCCGCGTCCGGGCCGGACAGCAGGACGCGGCCCAGCTCGACCGCGTACCGCGGCGGGACGGGGACGGGGTCCGGGAGCCGGGGTTCGGTGCCGGGCTCCCGGGCTTCCCGGGCGGGCAGGCGCGCCAGCCGTTCCAGCCGGGTGGCCAGGGCCGGATGCGCGTCGTCGGGGCCGGCGGGCCGCTCGGCGGCGCGGGCGCGCAGCGCGGCCATCGGCTCTCGTACTTCGGGCGCCTCGACCATATGGGCGAAGGCGCGGAACGGATCGTCGGGGATCCGGCCGGTCGCCCGGCGCATCGGGGCGAGGAAGTCGGCGAGGAACTCCTGCCACGCCACCGCCAGCGCCTCCGTGGAGCACAGCGCGTCGGCGACGGCACCCGGACCCGCCACCCGGGCGGCCTCCAGCTCCTGCCGCCGCCGGACCGGACGGGTGAGCCAGCGGAAGACACGGGAGTAGAGGCCGAGCAGCAGCAGCGGCCCGCCCGCGTACAGCCGCACCAGGTCATTGGCGGCCGACGCGTCCTGGATCGCCTGCCGGGCGGCGACCAGGCCCGCCGCGCCCCGGTGGGCCACCGCGCCGAAGCGGCTGTGGCGGCGGGAGAAGTGGCCCAGCTCATGCGCGAGGACGGCGCGCAGCTCGGCGGGCGGCAGGCCGACCAGCAGGGGCACGCCGAGGTAGAGGACGCGCCGGCCGGGGGCCAGCCCGAGGAGTGGGGCGTCCTCGGTGACCGAGGCGTTGACCTCCGCGGTCAGCCGGATCTGGACGGGCGGCCGGGTGCCGACGCCGAGCGCCAGCTCCTCGACCGTGCGCCATAACTCGGGCGCCCCGCGCCGGGTCACCGTCACCGCGTCCTCGCGCGGGGCGGCGGGCCGCGCGGTGCGGACCACCGCCCACACCATGCCGAAGACGATCGGCGCGAACGCCGCGCAGGCGGTGACGACGCTGGTGGGCGGCGACTGGACCCCCGGCTCACCGGCGGTCCACAAGGCCGCCGCCAGAAACGCCCCCCAGAGCAGCACCATGGCCGCGACCAGCGCGTAGAAGACGGCGAGCAGGGCGAGGGCGAGGACAGCACGGGCGACGGCGAGGACCGAACGGGCGGCACCGATCATCGGCGCTCCCGGGTGGTGTCGGGGACGCCGTTGCGGGCGGTGTCGCGTGTCTCGTTCCGGGCACCCTGCCGGGCGGCATCACGTGCCCCGTCCTGCATGCCTTGCCGGGCGGGATCGCGTGCCCCGTCCTGCGCGGCATCACGCGCCCCGGCCCGAGTGGCGTCAGGGACACCTTGCCGGGCGGCATCACGCGCCCCGGCCCGAGTCGCGTCACGGACCCCGTCCCGGACGGCATCACGAACCCCCGCCCGAGTCGTGTCACGGACCCCGTCCCGGGCGGCGTCGCGGCCGTCGGCGCAGACGTCGCCCCAGGCGGCGTCGCGGGCGTCGCCCCAGGCGGCATCGCGGCCGTCGCCCCAGGCACCGTCGCGGGCGTCGTCCAGGTCGCCGTCCCGGGCAAGGCCCCCGGCATCGTTCCCCGGTTCCGCCCGGCGGGGTTCGCTCCGGAAGCCGTCCGACAGCCACTCCACGGCCCCGTACAGCGCCACGGCCAGCGGGTCCCGCGCCGTGCGGGTCAGCAGGCGCTCGCCCGAGCGGTCCAGCTCGGGGGAGACGTCGAGCAGCAGGCTCAGCCGGGCGCGGGCCTTGTGCAGGTTGCTGCCGACGCTGCCGACGGAGATCCCCAGCTCTGCGGAGATCGCCTGATAGCTCATGCCCTCCAGCGAATGCATGACGACCACCTGGCGCTGGCGCGGTGGCAGCGTGCCGAGTGCGCGCAGCGCGGCCAGCGCCTCGGCGGTCTCCTCCACGGTGGCGGTCGTGGCGGCCGGGACGGTCAGCTCGACCGGCTTCCAGCGGAACCACCAGCGGCGCCCGTCCCGCGAGAGCTTGCGCCGCATGGTGGTGGTCACCCATGCCTCGGGCGAGGCGCACGCCCTGACCTCGGGCCAGCGGCGCATCGCCTCGATGTACGCCTCCTGCACGGCGTCCTCGGCGTTCTGCCGGTTGCCGCTGAGCATCACCGCGCGGGCGGCCAGCCAGGGGTAGGTGCGGGCGTAGAAGGCGTCGAACTCCTCCTCGGACCTCTCTTCGCGCGTGATCTCCTCTGCGGTCCCGCTCATGCCGCCCGCCCCCCGTCCCGCTTATCCCGCTCATCCCGTTCGTCCCACTCATCCCGCTCGGACCGCTCCTGCGGCCGCCGCCGTATGGTCAGCGCCGCGCCGTCGGGACGGCGGTCGGTGAGCACCGTGCCCGGAGCCGTTCTGCTCACCAACTCGGCCAGCGTGCGCGCCCGGAGCCGTTCGCCCGAGCGCGCCGCCAGCCAGCGGATGACGTCCCCCATCAGCCGTAGCACCCCCACCGTCACGATCGTTGCCACCGTGAGCCACGGATTGTCCATGAGCACCCTTATGTCTCCTCTTCATGGTTCCCGGCCGGAGCCGGTTCACCATGAAGAGCCGTCATGGATCGGTTTTCTTCACCGTGATTCTTGAAGACCGCTCGTGTACGCCGGCGCCGCGTACGTCGCGTCAGCGGCCTGTTAGTCATGGGTTAGCCGATCGACAGCAGCGGCGGACAAGGTTGTTTCCAGGACGCGGAACGCAGCGCGCGAACCGCACCGACAAACCGCACCGCGAAAACTCGCACCGCGAAAACTCGCACCGCGTCCCGGACACACTTCGACCGCCCTTGGGGGATGCCATGCCGCGCAAGACCGCTCTCCGCCGCACCCGCACCCGCACCGTCGCCGCCGCCTCGCTGATCGCCGCTGCCGCGCTCTCGCTCACCGCCTGCGGAAGCGACGGTTCCGACACCGACGCCAAGGGAAACCCGTCCACGGTCGCCTCGCCCATCCACCCGGACCCGAACACTTCGGCCATCCACCCGAACGATGCCTCCAACGGCTCGCCCAAGGCCGACACCCTGACGAGCGACGCCTCCGACAGCTCCTCGTCGGCGAACCGCTGCGCCAGCGACCAGTTGGAGGCCGCGTGGTCGAACTTCGAGGGCGGCCCGGACATGGAGTACGACGGACAGCAGACCGCCCGGGTGGTGCTGAAGAACACCGGCACGAAGGACTGCACCATGGTCGGCTTCCCGGGTGTGCAGCTCCAGACCGGGCACGGCGAGACCTGGGACCTGCGGCGCACCAATGACAAGCCGGCGCCGGTGACGCTCGACGCCGGCGGACGGGCCGCCTTCGACATCACGTTCCTGGCGTCGACCCGCGACGACGACCGGAAGTTCGCGCCGAGCCAGGTCGTCATCACTCCGCCGAACGAGCGCCGCAACATCGTGCTGGACTGGCCCTACGGCGGCGCGCTGCTGGACCAGTCGGGCGCCACCCGCCCGGGGACCTACGTCGGCCCGGTCAGCGAGCCGCAGACCTGAGGGCGGACATCAGCCCGGCGTGACCGCGCACCTCATCGCGGTGACGGGGCCTCGGCGCCGCCACGCCGGGCCGTCGGCTCGGCTACCTTCACTTCGCCGTGTCGCGCGTCAGATTGCTGAACGCCTCGAGGTTGCGGGTGGATTCGCCGCGCGAGGTGCGCCACGCGTACTCCTTGCGGATGGCGGTGGCGAACCCCATCTCCAGCAGGGTGTTGAAGCTGCCGTCCGCGTTCTCCAGCACGGTGCCGAGCAGCCGGTCGACTTCCTCCGGGGTGACGGCGGCGAGCGGCAGCTTGCCCACCAGGTAGATGTCGCCGAGCTGGTCGATGGCGTAACTCACCCCGTAGAGCCGGGTGTTGCGCTCCAGCAGCCAGCGGTGGACGGCCTCGTGGTTCTCGTCGGGGTGGCGGACGACGAAGGCGTTGACGGAGAGGGAGTGCCGGCCGACCCGCAGCGAGCAGGTGGTCGACAGCTTGCGGGTGCCCGGGAGCGTGACGACGAAGGTGCCGTCGGACGGGCTCTCCCATTCGAGCTCGGCGTCGCGCAGGGTCCGCTCGATCACGGCCTTGGCATCGGACACGGCCCGGGGCCCGGAGGAAGCGGCCCGGGGCCCGGAGGAAGCGGCCAGTGGCCCGGACGCGGCCCGGCTGCCGGACGACGCCTGGTCCTCGGCCACGGCCCGGGTCCCGGACGCGCCCCGGTCCCCGCTTACGCCCCGGTCTCCGCTCGCGGACGTGCTGTCGGTGTCACCCATGGGCCGATCGTAGGCGACGCCGCTCACGCAGCGCCTCCGTATAGACCTCCGCCGTGGCCGCGGCGGAGGTGTCCCAGCCGAAGGACTCGGCGTGTCGGGCCGCGGCCGCGCCCATACGCTCCGACCGTCCCGGGTCCTGCGCGAAGGGGCGCAGGGCACGGGCGTAGTCGGCGGGGTCGTGGCCGTCGATCAGCGTGCCGCTGACCCCATCGCGTACGGCCACCGGCAGACCGCCCACCGAGGCCGCCACGACCGGGGTGCCGCATGCCTGGGCCTCGATCGCCACCAGCCCGAACGACTCGCTGTACGACGGCATGACCAGCACGGACGCCGCCCGGTACCAGTCCGCGAGCTCGTCCTGGACGCAGGGCGGCCGGAACCGGACCACATCGCAGATGCCGAGCCGCGCCGCCAGCTTGTGCAGCCCCTCGGGCTTGGCCAGGCCGCTGCCGCTGGGGCCGCCCACCACGGGGACGACCATGCGCCCGCGCAGCGAGGGGTCCTCCTCCAGGAGGTGGGCGACCGCGTGCAGCAGGATGTCGGGGGCCTTGAGCGGCTGTATGCGCCCGGCGAAGAGGGGTATGAGCGCGTCGGCCGGCAGCCCCAGCCGGGCACGGGCGGCGGCCCGGCCGTCGGCGGGCCGGAAGCGGTCGAGGTTCACCCCGGGGTGGACGACCGCGACCAGCTCGCGCGCCGCCTCGTAGTGGCGCACCAGCTCCTCGGCCTCCTCGCCGGTGTTGGCGATCAGCCGGTCGGCGGCGCGGACGATCTGCTGTTCCCCGATGACGCGGGCCGCGGGTTCGGGGGTGTCGCCCTCCGCCAGCGCGGCGTTCTTGACCTTGGCCATGGTGTGCATGGCGTGCACCAGGGGCACTCCCCAGCGCTCGGCGGCCAGCCAGCCGACGTGGCCGGAGAGCCAGTAGTGGGAGTGGACGAGATCGTAATAGCCGGGCCGGTGCCCGGCCCACGCCTGCATGACCCCGTGCGTGAAGGCGCACAGCTGCGCCGGCAGGTCCTCCTTCGCCAGCCCCTCGTAGGGCCCCGCGTCCACATGCCGTACGAGCACCCCGGGGGCGAGCTCGACGACCGGGGGGAGCGCGGCGGTGGTGGACCGGGTGAAGATCTCCACCTCGATGTCGATGGCGGCCAGGCGCTTGGCCAGCTCGACGATGTAGACGTTCATCCCCCCGGCGTCGCCGGTGCCGGGCTGATGCAGCGGCGAGGTGTGCACGCTGAGCATCGCGATCCGCCGCGGCCGCCGCGGAACGCGGCGAAACCGCTGGTGGGACGGGACGCCGAACGGTGCATGGGGCCGGCCTCGCAGGCCGCCGAGCCGGGGCGCGTACTGGCTCACCGCGCGATACCTCCTTGCCGGGGCGGGCTCCCTCCTGGGTCCTCAACACCGGAACGCGTTGTTCCCATTTCCGCTTTGCCAAAGCGTGACGTTCCGTGTTCGTCGGCCCCTCGTGTCCGCTCCCCTGCCCGCCCCGAAGTCCTTCCCTGTCCCCCGGGTCCGCCCCGCCCCGTCCACCCCGTCCGCCCCCGCATAGGCTCTGCGCCATGCCCGCCCGCGTACCCCCGCCGTCCCGTCCGATCGGTTCGGCGACCCGTGGGACGACCAACCCCAATCGGCTGCGCCGGATGGACCGGTGGATAGCGGCGGCGCACGGGGCCGCGTTGCGGCGGGCCGGCGAGGCACCGGTGGCGGTGGACCTGGGGTACGGGGCGGCCCCCTGGACCGCCGTCGAGCTGCTGGACCGGCTGCGGACCGTACGGGCCGGGACCCGCGTGGTGGGCGTCGAGATCGACCCCGGACGCGTGGCCGCCGCGCGGCCGTACGAGCGCGACGGGCTCACCTTCGCGCACGGCGGCTTCGAGGTGCCGCTGCCGGACGGGGCCCGCCCCGCGCTCATCCGGGCGGCCAATGTGCTGCGGCAGTACGAGGAGGACGAGGTCGCCGCCGTGTGGCGGCGGCTGTGCGCCCGGCTGGCGCCCGGCGGGCTGCTGGTGGAGGGCACCTGCGACGAGATCGGGCGGCGGCACGTATGGGTCGCGCTCGACCCGGCCGGCCCGCGCACCGTGACCTTCGCGGCCCGCCTCGGCTCCCTGGAACGCCCCTCCGACCTGGCCGAACGGCTCCCCAAGGCGCTGATCCACCGCAATGTGCCGGGCGAACCGGTGCACGCCTTCCTGCGCGACTTCGACCGCGCCTGGGCGGCCGCCGCCCCGTACGCGCCGCTCAGCGCGCGTCAGCGCTGGATACGCAGCGCCCAGACGCTGCGCGCCGAGGGCTGGCCGCTCACCGACGGGCCGCGACGCTGGCGCCAGGGGGAGGTCACGGTGCGGTGGGAGGCGCTGGCGCCCCAGGGCTGACGGCCCCGTCGGGCCCGTCGGCCCAGGTGTCCGGCCCGTCGGCCGTCATGCCTGACCCGGACGCGGGAACGCCTGAACGCGTCCCTCAAGCCACCGCCGCCGCACCCGCCAGCACGCTCAGTGCCTCCGCCGTCGCCGACCCCTTGTCGGCCGTGTACGTGCACAGCATCTGCCCCGGGTCCGCGGGCAGGACGAACGCCTCGAACCGCAGCACCAGCTCTCCCAGCTCCGGGTGGCGGAACCGCTTGACGCCCCGCGTCCGCTCCTGCACCGCCTGCGCCTCCCACCGCCGCTTGAACTCCTCGCTCCGCTCCAGCAGCTCGTGGATGACCCGGCACACCCGCGAACTGCCCGGGTGGCGTCCGATCTCCGCGCGCAGCCCGGCC is a window from the Streptomyces luomodiensis genome containing:
- a CDS encoding MDR family MFS transporter; the encoded protein is MSVVRLRQATKESVSGLPRAFWWLWTSTLVNRLGGFVATFLAMYLTVGRGYSAMFAGLVGALHGLGGAVSAVVSGVLTDRLGRRPTLLVSQLSTAVTVAVLGFVQDPVAIAVVACLVGMTSNASRPAVQAMIADIVAPEDRVRAFSLNYWAINLGFAVSAAAAGLIARHGYLTLFLADAGMTLLCAVIVFARLPESRPERGAAVAGENAAGAATDPPEPEVGLGTVLRDRRFMAVVALSFLIATLIQQAFVALPVAMGTDGLSSTDFGVAIATNGVLIVAVQIPVTRFIEHRDPAPLLIASALLTGAGFGLTAFAGSVGMYALAVAVWTLGEVINSPTQMGLVARLSPTHGRGRYQGMYSLSWSLASLIAPLAGGAVIDRFGADTLWAASAVVGGVAAAGYAALGRAMRSGSGVEDSGGSGVEGSGVRSSGGEGSGGGGSEGKGSGVGAGAAEVG
- a CDS encoding M48 family metallopeptidase, which produces MIGAARSVLAVARAVLALALLAVFYALVAAMVLLWGAFLAAALWTAGEPGVQSPPTSVVTACAAFAPIVFGMVWAVVRTARPAAPREDAVTVTRRGAPELWRTVEELALGVGTRPPVQIRLTAEVNASVTEDAPLLGLAPGRRVLYLGVPLLVGLPPAELRAVLAHELGHFSRRHSRFGAVAHRGAAGLVAARQAIQDASAANDLVRLYAGGPLLLLGLYSRVFRWLTRPVRRRQELEAARVAGPGAVADALCSTEALAVAWQEFLADFLAPMRRATGRIPDDPFRAFAHMVEAPEVREPMAALRARAAERPAGPDDAHPALATRLERLARLPAREAREPGTEPRLPDPVPVPPRYAVELGRVLLSGPDAGTRVPWRDWLTELAEHRATRTLTPLAEAVRTVEEAEGTGRRRAEPDAERETAKPGAKRDAEQGAKPQTEPETEPDALTIQRVLRLLDGGRRMPLARALNSRLPHTEQTERDPLRPLADALAVLIGAQLVARGTAYWAMDWTGPSILVPPDGIAPETIHTWADTAVRLPGQTQRLGLHLAALGVDERAPLPTGPAPGEKARRISIAPGVTGPARRRITAVRALAFTVLVGMTGLMLALWANRDEPSYPGTPVTRWNDPYQPGGGTGTAPAPAPFPTYGFPTTPVWPTPPAYRLPPPSLPSIDIKPLLPRPTR
- a CDS encoding RNA polymerase sigma factor; translated protein: MSGTAEEITREERSEEEFDAFYARTYPWLAARAVMLSGNRQNAEDAVQEAYIEAMRRWPEVRACASPEAWVTTTMRRKLSRDGRRWWFRWKPVELTVPAATTATVEETAEALAALRALGTLPPRQRQVVVMHSLEGMSYQAISAELGISVGSVGSNLHKARARLSLLLDVSPELDRSGERLLTRTARDPLAVALYGAVEWLSDGFRSEPRRAEPGNDAGGLARDGDLDDARDGAWGDGRDAAWGDARDAAWGDVCADGRDAARDGVRDTTRAGVRDAVRDGVRDATRAGARDAARQGVPDATRAGARDAAQDGARDPARQGMQDGARDAARQGARNETRDTARNGVPDTTRERR
- a CDS encoding DUF4232 domain-containing protein — encoded protein: MPRKTALRRTRTRTVAAASLIAAAALSLTACGSDGSDTDAKGNPSTVASPIHPDPNTSAIHPNDASNGSPKADTLTSDASDSSSSANRCASDQLEAAWSNFEGGPDMEYDGQQTARVVLKNTGTKDCTMVGFPGVQLQTGHGETWDLRRTNDKPAPVTLDAGGRAAFDITFLASTRDDDRKFAPSQVVITPPNERRNIVLDWPYGGALLDQSGATRPGTYVGPVSEPQT
- a CDS encoding YbjN domain-containing protein gives rise to the protein MSDAKAVIERTLRDAELEWESPSDGTFVVTLPGTRKLSTTCSLRVGRHSLSVNAFVVRHPDENHEAVHRWLLERNTRLYGVSYAIDQLGDIYLVGKLPLAAVTPEEVDRLLGTVLENADGSFNTLLEMGFATAIRKEYAWRTSRGESTRNLEAFSNLTRDTAK
- the mshA gene encoding D-inositol-3-phosphate glycosyltransferase, translating into MSQYAPRLGGLRGRPHAPFGVPSHQRFRRVPRRPRRIAMLSVHTSPLHQPGTGDAGGMNVYIVELAKRLAAIDIEVEIFTRSTTAALPPVVELAPGVLVRHVDAGPYEGLAKEDLPAQLCAFTHGVMQAWAGHRPGYYDLVHSHYWLSGHVGWLAAERWGVPLVHAMHTMAKVKNAALAEGDTPEPAARVIGEQQIVRAADRLIANTGEEAEELVRHYEAARELVAVVHPGVNLDRFRPADGRAAARARLGLPADALIPLFAGRIQPLKAPDILLHAVAHLLEEDPSLRGRMVVPVVGGPSGSGLAKPEGLHKLAARLGICDVVRFRPPCVQDELADWYRAASVLVMPSYSESFGLVAIEAQACGTPVVAASVGGLPVAVRDGVSGTLIDGHDPADYARALRPFAQDPGRSERMGAAAARHAESFGWDTSAAATAEVYTEALRERRRLRSAHG
- a CDS encoding class I SAM-dependent methyltransferase → MPARVPPPSRPIGSATRGTTNPNRLRRMDRWIAAAHGAALRRAGEAPVAVDLGYGAAPWTAVELLDRLRTVRAGTRVVGVEIDPGRVAAARPYERDGLTFAHGGFEVPLPDGARPALIRAANVLRQYEEDEVAAVWRRLCARLAPGGLLVEGTCDEIGRRHVWVALDPAGPRTVTFAARLGSLERPSDLAERLPKALIHRNVPGEPVHAFLRDFDRAWAAAAPYAPLSARQRWIRSAQTLRAEGWPLTDGPRRWRQGEVTVRWEALAPQG